A single genomic interval of Lewinellaceae bacterium harbors:
- a CDS encoding DinB family protein, producing MNKTLAQFYTRDLHKLIDEVKAFRNEGNLWKTAGSIRNSSGNLVLHLIGGSNYLFGTVLAHTGYVRDREREFTQNGVPKEELIRQMEALIPLITNTINSIDLTAPYPIPFDDALRTNGYVVVQLLAHLNYHLGQINYQRRALEGRD from the coding sequence TTGAATAAAACGCTGGCTCAATTCTATACCCGCGACTTACACAAACTTATCGATGAAGTCAAGGCCTTCAGAAATGAAGGGAATCTGTGGAAAACGGCAGGTTCGATTCGTAATTCCAGCGGGAACCTGGTCTTACACCTGATCGGCGGATCCAATTACCTCTTTGGGACGGTGCTGGCCCATACCGGATATGTCCGGGACCGGGAGCGGGAATTCACCCAAAACGGAGTCCCCAAAGAAGAATTGATCCGGCAAATGGAGGCACTGATCCCCCTGATCACCAATACAATAAATAGCATCGACTTAACTGCTCCCTACCCCATCCCATTTGACGATGCCCTACGCACCAACGGCTATGTCGTCGTCCAGCTATTGGCTCACCTGAATTACCACCTCGGTCAGATTAATTACCAGCGCAGAGCCCTGGAAGGCAGGGATTGA
- a CDS encoding DUF4212 domain-containing protein, whose protein sequence is MSTEVTKMYWRQNIWYLSVLLLIWFIVSFGFGILWADWLNQFRIGGFKLGFWFAQQGSIYCFIGIIVVYVILMNRLDQKFKAKKTTP, encoded by the coding sequence ATGTCAACTGAAGTGACCAAAATGTATTGGCGACAAAACATCTGGTATTTGTCCGTATTGCTCCTCATTTGGTTTATCGTTTCATTCGGCTTTGGAATTCTGTGGGCTGACTGGCTCAATCAGTTCCGTATCGGCGGCTTCAAGCTGGGGTTCTGGTTTGCACAGCAAGGGTCCATCTATTGTTTTATCGGGATCATTGTCGTGTACGTCATCCTCATGAATCGTCTGGATCAGAAATTCAAAGCCAAAAAGACGACACCATGA
- a CDS encoding DUF2384 domain-containing protein: MGSSKHLIEAVEGRDVMTLVEVARQGLLYSTFETLASYLAFTQQEWSHFLNTTLRTLQRYKKDKKPMPQPISERILQIQIIYQLGLEVFEDQASFDQWLNLNSIALGGRKPKDLLDSTFGVEVVKDELNRIEYGILA; encoded by the coding sequence ATGGGATCAAGCAAGCACCTTATCGAAGCAGTAGAAGGCCGGGATGTCATGACACTGGTAGAGGTAGCACGCCAAGGGTTGCTCTATTCAACCTTTGAAACGCTGGCCAGTTACCTGGCCTTCACCCAGCAAGAATGGTCGCATTTTTTAAACACCACCCTACGTACCCTGCAGCGCTATAAAAAGGATAAAAAACCCATGCCACAGCCCATCTCCGAACGAATCCTCCAGATTCAGATCATCTATCAGCTCGGGCTGGAAGTATTCGAAGATCAAGCATCCTTTGATCAATGGCTGAACCTGAACAGCATTGCTTTAGGAGGACGCAAGCCCAAAGACTTATTGGATAGTACGTTCGGAGTCGAAGTGGTCAAAGATGAATTAAACCGGATCGAATACGGCATCCTGGCATGA
- a CDS encoding AAA family ATPase yields MKCPHCKNENPSQAQFCTNCGSSLQGICNQCGAANPTTAKFCMACGATLHVQKTININVSQKTRKAERRQLTVMFTDIVGSTALSEHLDPEDYRQVMLDYQEVANIAIQKHGGHIAQYLGDGLLVYFGYPKGLEDAPVAGVRAGLEIIQDIQIANKEWIKRWETEIKIRIGLHTGIVVVDDHLALGETTNIAARLQSEAPINGLVISLQTMKMIEGWFEVISLGERTLKGIAQPVEIFQVLRSSSAKTRLDVTQKVLGRLSPLVGRESEYKLIQEKWQRTQDGNGNLIFISGEAGIGKSRLVRAASDELVEAHNLSKHVIRCSAYHQTSAFHPLTEFLEIEIFRIRSEDGLEDRYAKVKEVLNRIGIDDQSTISLLAEFLNLKSDLFLPLQLSPVARKQRLIESISHIVLRHLPNQVLVIEDLHWADASTLEWLDFLVDHLPDQKLFLLCTSRPGYTPNWVTRSEVTPITLQRLSRSETNQISSFYADGKGLPPEILNQIFLKTEGIPLFVEELTKLILESGTMQELETEYKMKGDKPKLAIPTSLQDSLLARLDRLEQVKEVIQSASVIGREFSVNLLSVVTETDPGKLVQSLEASVQAEIIYRQLNDHRVVYKFKHALIQDAAYESLLKKQRVQLHQKIAEILNDTSDTKITQPELIAYHYTQGERPLVAIPIWLQAGQMAAQKHANKEAISHLEQGMSLLKYVDNDEKRQDLELDFNLTLGGVSIGYYGYTHPKVGIYFSRAQQIAQNIDITPKLAFILYNLQTYYMLSEESKTTNDLIEYCLQVGTSIEQGYLFNLFGLHIKGTVNVFLGQFKLANKFLKNAIEIYLPAINIPLELSPGGKVDICVEVWWSVSLQISGFPDQAKSITKHHLEIAEKHKDSRTLYHIYAWAGWQLIEAREWESAEKILKKYLPKAMEFGDPFFMLAGESFYNISKAYQGDLDAFRHFVNVNLETARKMGAKSIESIFSSYVAEIYLLNGDFINGLKWVNSSICLVNQSGYHMHTAELYRIKGLMLYGLNPQDPEIEINLTMSLEMSKKQFAKTYELRAACDLARLWTEKGKINETKQLVSGIYDSFTEGFESIDLKSAQNLLNEIENLR; encoded by the coding sequence ATGAAATGCCCTCATTGCAAAAATGAAAATCCAAGCCAAGCACAATTTTGTACGAATTGCGGCTCAAGTCTCCAAGGAATATGCAATCAATGTGGTGCAGCAAACCCCACGACCGCCAAATTCTGTATGGCTTGTGGGGCAACACTTCACGTCCAGAAAACGATAAATATCAATGTTTCCCAAAAGACGAGGAAGGCCGAACGACGCCAACTTACCGTGATGTTTACAGACATCGTCGGATCGACGGCACTATCTGAGCACCTTGATCCAGAAGACTACCGTCAAGTGATGTTGGACTATCAAGAGGTTGCCAATATAGCAATCCAGAAACATGGAGGCCATATCGCTCAATATCTTGGCGACGGATTGTTAGTTTACTTTGGCTATCCGAAGGGCCTGGAAGATGCACCGGTAGCTGGAGTAAGAGCTGGATTAGAAATCATTCAAGACATTCAAATAGCAAATAAGGAATGGATCAAACGCTGGGAGACTGAGATTAAAATCCGAATTGGGTTGCATACTGGAATAGTGGTGGTAGATGATCATTTAGCTTTGGGAGAAACGACCAATATAGCAGCCCGACTTCAATCGGAGGCCCCAATTAATGGATTGGTAATTAGCCTGCAAACTATGAAAATGATTGAAGGGTGGTTCGAGGTCATAAGTCTAGGTGAAAGAACTCTGAAAGGCATAGCACAGCCTGTGGAGATTTTTCAAGTTCTTCGTTCGAGCAGCGCTAAAACTCGTTTGGATGTCACCCAAAAAGTATTAGGTAGACTTTCACCACTGGTTGGGAGAGAGTCGGAATACAAATTGATCCAGGAAAAATGGCAAAGGACCCAAGATGGCAATGGCAATCTCATATTTATTTCAGGAGAAGCTGGCATCGGGAAATCGAGGTTGGTACGGGCTGCTTCCGACGAATTGGTTGAAGCGCATAACTTGTCAAAGCATGTAATTAGATGTTCTGCTTATCACCAGACCAGTGCCTTTCATCCACTAACTGAATTTTTAGAGATTGAAATATTTCGAATCCGAAGTGAGGATGGATTGGAGGATAGATATGCAAAGGTGAAAGAGGTATTGAATCGAATTGGAATCGACGACCAATCCACCATTTCGCTACTTGCAGAATTCTTGAATCTTAAGTCGGATTTGTTTTTACCCCTTCAACTCAGTCCTGTCGCCAGAAAGCAAAGATTAATCGAAAGCATTTCCCATATTGTACTCAGGCACCTACCAAATCAAGTTCTGGTTATTGAAGATTTGCATTGGGCGGATGCCTCAACTTTGGAATGGCTTGACTTTTTAGTTGATCATCTACCTGATCAAAAATTATTTCTTCTATGCACTTCACGGCCAGGATATACACCCAACTGGGTAACTCGGTCTGAAGTTACCCCGATAACTTTGCAGCGATTATCCAGATCTGAAACCAATCAGATTTCCTCGTTCTATGCGGATGGTAAGGGATTGCCTCCTGAAATATTGAATCAAATATTCCTGAAGACGGAAGGTATTCCTCTTTTCGTAGAAGAATTAACCAAATTGATTCTGGAATCCGGCACTATGCAGGAACTTGAAACGGAATACAAAATGAAAGGTGACAAACCAAAACTTGCAATACCTACTTCTTTGCAAGATTCATTGCTTGCTCGATTAGATCGATTAGAGCAAGTGAAAGAAGTTATACAATCAGCGTCTGTGATCGGACGAGAATTTTCTGTGAACCTTCTTTCAGTTGTCACAGAAACTGATCCAGGTAAACTAGTTCAATCTCTTGAAGCATCCGTTCAAGCTGAGATCATTTACCGTCAGTTGAATGATCACCGGGTGGTTTACAAGTTCAAGCATGCCCTAATTCAGGATGCAGCTTATGAATCCTTATTGAAAAAACAGCGAGTACAACTACATCAAAAAATTGCTGAAATACTGAATGATACATCGGATACTAAAATAACTCAACCTGAGCTAATAGCATACCACTATACCCAGGGTGAGCGACCCTTGGTTGCGATTCCAATATGGCTGCAAGCAGGACAAATGGCCGCACAAAAACATGCTAACAAGGAGGCAATATCACACTTGGAGCAGGGCATGTCGCTACTTAAGTACGTTGATAATGATGAAAAACGGCAGGATCTTGAACTTGATTTTAATTTGACGCTCGGAGGAGTAAGTATTGGTTACTATGGTTATACGCATCCTAAGGTTGGCATCTATTTCAGTCGAGCACAACAGATTGCTCAAAACATTGATATAACACCTAAACTTGCATTTATACTTTACAATCTGCAGACCTACTATATGCTTTCCGAAGAATCAAAGACAACAAATGATTTAATTGAATATTGCTTACAAGTTGGTACCTCGATTGAACAAGGCTACCTTTTTAATCTTTTTGGCCTGCATATTAAGGGTACCGTGAACGTGTTCCTGGGTCAATTTAAACTGGCAAATAAATTTTTAAAAAATGCGATAGAGATCTATCTGCCGGCTATTAATATACCACTAGAATTGTCACCAGGGGGCAAGGTCGATATTTGCGTTGAGGTATGGTGGTCAGTTAGTCTACAAATCTCTGGCTTTCCTGATCAAGCTAAGTCCATCACCAAACACCATTTGGAAATTGCTGAAAAACATAAGGACTCGCGTACTTTATATCATATCTATGCTTGGGCAGGCTGGCAACTAATCGAAGCCAGAGAGTGGGAATCAGCTGAAAAAATTTTGAAAAAATACTTGCCAAAAGCTATGGAATTCGGTGATCCGTTCTTCATGCTTGCAGGAGAATCTTTTTATAATATTTCCAAAGCATATCAGGGTGATCTTGACGCCTTCAGGCATTTTGTTAATGTAAATCTGGAGACGGCAAGAAAAATGGGTGCCAAATCAATAGAAAGCATTTTTTCATCCTATGTTGCAGAAATATATCTTCTAAATGGTGATTTTATAAATGGCCTGAAATGGGTTAACTCATCCATTTGTCTTGTAAATCAATCCGGATACCATATGCATACCGCAGAGCTCTATAGGATAAAAGGTTTGATGTTATATGGTTTGAATCCACAGGATCCTGAAATTGAAATTAACTTAACTATGTCGCTTGAAATGTCGAAGAAACAATTTGCTAAAACTTATGAACTGCGAGCTGCCTGTGATCTTGCAAGATTGTGGACTGAGAAGGGAAAGATAAATGAGACCAAACAACTAGTTTCGGGAATTTACGATTCATTTACAGAAGGTTTTGAATCCATCGATTTGAAATCCGCCCAGAACCTACTCAACGAAATTGAAAATCTTAGGTGA
- a CDS encoding alkylphosphonate utilization protein, which translates to MPDTLQTCPQCASPYGYFLREETYACPECGHEWNPAETPAEETLVVKDANGNLLQDGDTVIVIKNLPVKGASAPIKAGTKVKNIRLSDGDHNIDCKIDGFGSMGLKSEFVKKA; encoded by the coding sequence ATGCCCGACACCCTTCAAACCTGCCCGCAATGCGCCTCACCCTATGGATACTTTCTGCGGGAAGAGACCTATGCCTGCCCGGAATGCGGTCATGAGTGGAACCCGGCCGAGACTCCAGCCGAAGAAACGCTGGTGGTCAAAGATGCCAATGGAAATCTCTTGCAGGATGGGGACACGGTGATCGTCATCAAGAATCTGCCGGTGAAAGGCGCTTCAGCTCCCATCAAAGCGGGCACCAAAGTCAAAAATATTCGACTGAGCGATGGCGACCACAACATCGACTGCAAAATCGACGGATTTGGGTCCATGGGGCTGAAATCCGAATTTGTCAAGAAGGCCTGA
- the acs gene encoding acetate--CoA ligase: MNMQIRTWEEYQNTYDRSVKDPEGFWGSIAENFLWRKKWDQVLQWNFKTPDIKWFQGGKLNITENALDRHIAERGDQTAILWVSNDPDAPAKRYTYRELLNEVNQAANALKQLGIQKGDRVCFYMPMIPELAIGILACARIGAVHSVVFAGFSASALADRIKDASCKMVITSDYNPRGAKNIPVKKVVDEALSMGCDSVEHVLVYQRTGEQVNWTSGRDSWWHELVSPQSIHCEAETMDSEDMLFILYTSGSTGKPKGVVHTCGGYMVYTCYSFLNVFQYQPGDIYWCTADIGWITGHSYIVYGPLLAGATSVMFEGVPTYPDPGRFWEICEHYQVNQFYTAPTAIRALMAAGDEWPNKYDLSSIKVLGSVGEPINAEAWHWYDDNVGKGRAPIVDTWWQTETGGILISALAGITPIKPTYATLPLPGVQPCLVDASGKELTENGVEGLLCMKFPWPSIIRTTYGDHERCRTTYFATFENMYFTGDGAKRDEDGLYRIIGRVDDVINVSGHRIGTAEVENAINQHDAIIESAVVGYPHPIKGQGIYAYVITSTIIGDTQVFEKEVLAVVTREIGPIAKPDIIQIVSGLPKTRSGKIMRRILRKIAEGDTSNLGDTSTLLNPEVVDEIKEGALAK; this comes from the coding sequence ATGAACATGCAAATTAGAACCTGGGAAGAATACCAAAATACCTACGACCGGAGTGTAAAAGACCCGGAAGGCTTTTGGGGATCCATAGCTGAAAATTTCCTGTGGCGGAAAAAGTGGGATCAGGTTCTGCAATGGAACTTTAAGACACCGGATATCAAATGGTTTCAGGGCGGCAAGCTAAACATCACCGAGAATGCACTGGATCGTCATATTGCTGAGCGTGGCGATCAGACAGCCATTCTCTGGGTGAGCAATGATCCGGATGCCCCGGCAAAACGCTACACCTACCGGGAGCTGCTCAACGAGGTTAATCAGGCAGCCAATGCCTTAAAACAACTGGGTATCCAAAAGGGAGACCGGGTTTGTTTTTACATGCCCATGATCCCGGAATTAGCCATCGGTATCTTGGCCTGTGCCCGCATCGGAGCCGTGCATTCCGTGGTGTTTGCCGGATTCTCGGCATCCGCATTAGCAGACCGGATCAAAGACGCCAGTTGCAAGATGGTGATCACCTCGGATTACAATCCACGCGGTGCCAAAAACATACCGGTCAAAAAGGTCGTCGATGAAGCATTGTCCATGGGTTGTGACTCCGTAGAGCATGTGCTGGTCTACCAGCGTACCGGCGAACAGGTAAACTGGACCAGCGGACGGGACAGTTGGTGGCATGAACTCGTTTCGCCGCAGTCCATCCATTGCGAAGCCGAAACCATGGACAGTGAGGACATGCTATTCATCCTCTACACCTCCGGGAGTACCGGCAAACCTAAAGGCGTGGTGCACACCTGCGGAGGATACATGGTCTACACCTGCTATTCATTCCTCAACGTATTTCAATACCAACCAGGTGACATCTACTGGTGTACGGCGGACATCGGTTGGATCACCGGTCACTCCTACATCGTGTACGGCCCTCTGTTAGCCGGCGCTACCTCGGTGATGTTTGAGGGCGTACCTACTTATCCGGACCCGGGACGTTTCTGGGAGATCTGTGAACATTACCAGGTCAACCAGTTTTATACCGCCCCGACAGCTATCCGGGCACTGATGGCTGCCGGTGACGAGTGGCCCAACAAATACGACCTGAGCTCCATCAAGGTTCTGGGATCGGTAGGTGAACCCATCAATGCCGAAGCCTGGCACTGGTACGATGACAATGTGGGAAAAGGCAGGGCGCCAATCGTGGATACCTGGTGGCAGACCGAGACAGGTGGGATACTGATCTCAGCACTGGCGGGAATCACTCCCATCAAACCGACCTATGCGACCCTTCCGTTACCCGGGGTTCAGCCCTGCCTGGTGGACGCATCCGGAAAGGAACTGACAGAGAATGGTGTCGAAGGGTTGCTGTGTATGAAGTTTCCCTGGCCGAGCATCATCAGGACCACCTATGGAGACCATGAGCGTTGCCGGACCACCTATTTTGCGACGTTTGAAAACATGTATTTTACCGGCGACGGAGCCAAGAGGGATGAAGACGGCCTTTACCGCATCATCGGACGGGTAGATGACGTCATCAATGTATCCGGCCACCGTATCGGAACTGCAGAGGTCGAAAATGCCATCAACCAGCATGACGCTATCATTGAGTCCGCCGTAGTTGGTTATCCCCACCCGATCAAGGGACAGGGCATCTATGCTTATGTGATCACAAGCACCATCATTGGTGATACTCAGGTGTTCGAGAAGGAGGTCCTGGCCGTGGTCACCCGGGAAATCGGTCCGATCGCAAAACCGGACATCATACAGATCGTAAGCGGATTGCCGAAAACCCGGTCCGGAAAGATCATGCGGCGCATCCTGCGAAAGATTGCGGAAGGCGATACATCCAACCTGGGCGACACTTCGACACTGCTCAATCCAGAAGTTGTGGATGAGATCAAAGAAGGAGCCCTGGCAAAATAA
- a CDS encoding RES family NAD+ phosphorylase, with product MIVYRIGKRKYAGDLSGRGAQMAGGRWNRKGIPAIYTSESRALSLLEVAVHLPLGMVPPSYSIATLEVPDALIEVLDPKSLSENWNRFPPTDETQKLGDHFLLAMKTLALKVPSAIIPDEVNVIINPLHPDRIHVKIIRIEDFTIDRRLFHPK from the coding sequence ATGATCGTCTACCGGATTGGCAAACGAAAATATGCCGGTGACCTATCAGGGAGAGGCGCGCAAATGGCTGGTGGTCGCTGGAATCGGAAAGGGATCCCCGCCATCTACACCTCAGAATCCCGGGCTCTGAGCCTGCTCGAAGTGGCGGTGCATTTGCCTTTGGGAATGGTGCCACCATCGTATTCCATTGCAACGTTAGAAGTGCCCGATGCGCTGATCGAAGTTTTAGATCCAAAATCCCTGTCCGAAAACTGGAATCGGTTTCCTCCGACGGATGAAACGCAAAAACTGGGCGATCATTTTTTATTGGCTATGAAGACCCTGGCCTTGAAGGTGCCTTCAGCCATCATCCCGGATGAGGTTAATGTGATTATAAATCCATTGCATCCGGATAGGATTCACGTAAAGATCATTCGCATAGAAGATTTTACGATCGACCGAAGATTATTCCACCCGAAGTAA
- a CDS encoding DUF1080 domain-containing protein, producing MKKRIQILLTTLTLALIVQVNVSAQDNASLTPYLGTWALTLPPFDGTFNAGWLEVTQEDGYIGASVLWYGGSVVPVSHAYLEGDDLVVTFVGERNLPGDKKAQVTSWLKMHLEGETLNGVRYFPRTDGTRVERASFYGKKLPADPPAPDLAKVKFGPAINLLDQNSLKGWEIMGDDVTSGWSVSNGILNNNPVQNDPNHHIHYGNLRTVDEFEDFNLSLEVNVPEGSNSGVYLRGIYEIQVFDSYGKDLDPHNMGALYSRITPSMAAEKPAGQWQSLDMTLVDRHVTVILNGKKIIDNQPVRGCTGGAITSNEFIPGPIYLQGDHGTVEYRNIVLRPVIK from the coding sequence ATGAAAAAACGAATCCAGATTCTACTGACTACCCTGACCCTAGCCCTGATCGTACAGGTCAACGTCTCTGCCCAAGATAATGCATCCTTAACCCCTTATCTCGGTACCTGGGCCCTCACCCTCCCACCCTTTGACGGCACCTTCAATGCCGGCTGGCTGGAAGTCACCCAGGAAGATGGCTACATCGGAGCCAGCGTGCTCTGGTATGGCGGCAGCGTGGTTCCGGTCAGTCACGCCTACCTCGAAGGGGATGACCTCGTCGTTACGTTTGTAGGCGAGCGTAATTTACCCGGTGATAAAAAAGCACAAGTCACCTCCTGGTTAAAAATGCACCTGGAGGGCGAGACCCTGAATGGCGTCCGTTACTTTCCGCGCACCGATGGTACCCGGGTCGAACGCGCGAGCTTTTATGGAAAAAAATTACCGGCCGATCCTCCGGCTCCGGACCTTGCTAAAGTTAAATTCGGACCGGCCATCAACCTCCTGGATCAAAATAGCCTGAAAGGCTGGGAGATCATGGGCGATGATGTGACCAGCGGCTGGAGTGTGTCCAACGGCATATTGAACAATAACCCGGTTCAGAACGACCCAAACCACCACATCCATTACGGGAATTTACGGACAGTAGATGAATTTGAAGATTTCAATCTTAGCCTGGAAGTTAATGTACCGGAAGGAAGCAACAGCGGCGTTTATCTTCGCGGCATCTACGAAATCCAGGTGTTCGACAGCTATGGGAAGGACCTTGATCCGCACAACATGGGCGCGTTGTACAGCAGGATCACACCATCCATGGCCGCCGAAAAGCCTGCCGGACAGTGGCAGTCCCTGGACATGACCCTGGTTGACCGGCATGTGACGGTCATCCTGAACGGCAAAAAGATTATCGACAATCAGCCAGTCCGCGGATGTACCGGAGGTGCCATCACCTCCAATGAGTTCATCCCGGGTCCTATCTATCTGCAGGGAGACCATGGTACGGTGGAATACCGGAATATTGTGTTAAGGCCGGTGATCAAATAA
- a CDS encoding Hsp70 family protein yields MGNELTKYQGEIIRRVEIAINITNKLIKANPNQALQLYDPLKNKYNDIAKEELIEFIKVNFWYFLSAIFRKERTKYYYTTTEISKEILDRIRSTKHKFEFPRCSYKDRIEGEAFDRMKDTKPYEISMKLDEAFKQSLLDLICPTIAGKILSHFADTSIGHILFSEINHSLEDVIPLSLYYALPNGLAELILKVNTPIPVQTTINFKTSEDWQTNIKVHLLQGFSTVAKENKSLIKFTIDNVPPQLRGSQQIEVILTIDINGILHLDSLDRNIKIFIDKKFDGLSKEQIRELREKCLGKSVMT; encoded by the coding sequence ATGGGCAATGAACTTACGAAATATCAAGGCGAGATTATCAGACGTGTTGAGATAGCTATAAATATCACCAATAAACTAATCAAGGCTAATCCAAATCAGGCTTTGCAACTTTATGACCCGTTAAAGAACAAGTACAATGATATAGCAAAAGAAGAGTTGATTGAATTTATCAAGGTGAACTTTTGGTATTTTTTGAGTGCAATTTTTCGGAAAGAAAGAACAAAATACTATTATACTACAACTGAAATTTCAAAAGAAATACTTGACAGAATTAGAAGTACCAAACATAAGTTTGAATTTCCCAGATGTTCATACAAAGATAGAATTGAGGGCGAAGCATTTGATAGAATGAAGGATACAAAGCCTTATGAAATTTCAATGAAATTGGACGAAGCTTTTAAGCAGTCATTATTAGATTTAATTTGCCCCACAATCGCTGGAAAAATTTTATCGCACTTTGCTGATACTTCAATTGGACATATTCTTTTTTCTGAAATAAATCATTCATTAGAAGATGTTATTCCTTTGTCTCTTTATTATGCGTTACCAAACGGATTAGCCGAACTTATCCTAAAAGTAAATACACCAATACCAGTACAAACAACAATAAATTTTAAGACTTCCGAAGACTGGCAAACGAATATTAAAGTTCATTTACTTCAAGGTTTCAGCACTGTAGCGAAAGAGAATAAAAGCCTTATAAAATTTACTATTGACAATGTTCCGCCACAACTAAGAGGTAGTCAGCAGATAGAAGTCATATTGACGATTGACATTAATGGAATACTTCATTTAGATAGTTTAGACAGAAATATTAAAATATTCATTGACAAAAAATTTGACGGATTAAGCAAGGAACAAATAAGAGAATTAAGAGAAAAATGTTTAGGTAAATCCGTAATGACTTAA
- a CDS encoding cation acetate symporter has protein sequence MSQTVWTFLIVGISFILYIVVAWWSRAKSTSEFYVAGSGVHPVLNGMATAADWMSAASFLSMAGLIAFLGYQGAEYLMGWTGGYVLLALLLAPYLRKFGKFTVPDFIGERYYSQGARLVAVIAALFVSFTYVVGQMKGVGVAFSRFLEIDFKYGVIIGVLIVFFYAVLGGMKGITYTQVAQFCVLIFAYLVPAIFISVLMVNNPIPQLGLGGKLSDGTYLLDKLDQVCRDLGFQEYTISKKNTIDFAFITAALMLGTAGLPHVIVRFFTVPNVKDARKSAGWALLFIALLYTTAPAIAVFSRTNLIHTVQDQPYNELPAWFKNWEGTGLLKFEDKNGDGKVQYYNDANPTFVETVANERGWKGSELTVDRDIMVLANPEIANLPAWVVALVVAGGLAAALSTAAGLLLVISTSISHDLFKNWLRPNISEKGELKTARITIAIAVVIAGWAGIDPPGYVAQVVAFAFGLAAASFFPAIIMGIFSKRINKQGAIAGMITGLVFTTAYIVYFKFLGGTPDGYWWGISPEGIGTVGMIINFIVSIGVTYMTPPPPLAVQNMVEHIRLPDE, from the coding sequence ATGAGCCAAACCGTATGGACCTTCCTTATTGTCGGGATATCATTTATCCTGTACATCGTCGTTGCATGGTGGTCGAGAGCCAAATCAACTTCGGAGTTTTATGTTGCCGGCTCCGGCGTCCACCCTGTACTCAATGGGATGGCCACCGCGGCAGACTGGATGAGCGCCGCTTCCTTCCTCTCCATGGCAGGACTGATCGCTTTCCTTGGTTACCAGGGAGCGGAATACCTGATGGGATGGACGGGTGGCTATGTGCTGCTTGCACTCTTACTGGCCCCTTACTTGCGCAAGTTTGGGAAATTCACCGTGCCCGATTTTATCGGCGAGCGGTATTATTCCCAGGGAGCGCGCCTGGTGGCGGTCATTGCGGCGTTGTTTGTGTCCTTCACCTATGTGGTGGGGCAAATGAAAGGCGTCGGGGTGGCTTTCAGCCGGTTCCTGGAGATCGACTTTAAATACGGAGTCATTATCGGAGTCTTGATCGTCTTCTTTTACGCAGTACTGGGCGGCATGAAGGGCATCACGTACACCCAGGTGGCCCAATTCTGCGTACTGATCTTTGCCTATCTCGTTCCTGCCATATTTATCTCGGTGCTGATGGTCAATAACCCGATCCCGCAGCTGGGACTAGGCGGAAAACTCAGTGATGGGACATACCTCCTCGACAAATTGGATCAGGTGTGCCGGGACCTGGGCTTTCAAGAGTACACGATCTCTAAAAAGAATACCATTGACTTTGCCTTTATTACGGCAGCGCTTATGCTGGGTACCGCCGGATTACCCCACGTGATCGTGCGATTTTTCACCGTACCCAATGTGAAGGATGCGAGGAAGTCAGCCGGTTGGGCTTTGCTGTTCATCGCCCTGCTGTATACCACTGCACCGGCTATCGCTGTATTCTCAAGAACCAACCTGATTCACACCGTCCAGGACCAACCCTACAACGAGCTGCCGGCCTGGTTCAAGAACTGGGAAGGCACTGGCCTCCTCAAATTTGAGGATAAAAATGGCGACGGGAAAGTCCAGTATTACAACGATGCCAATCCGACCTTCGTCGAAACGGTAGCCAATGAGCGTGGGTGGAAAGGTAGTGAGCTGACGGTAGATCGGGACATCATGGTGTTGGCAAACCCGGAGATTGCCAACCTGCCGGCCTGGGTTGTCGCCCTGGTCGTAGCAGGAGGTCTGGCTGCCGCCCTTTCGACGGCTGCCGGATTATTGCTGGTGATCTCCACCAGTATTTCCCATGACCTGTTTAAGAACTGGCTCAGGCCAAACATCTCAGAGAAAGGAGAATTGAAGACAGCTCGTATTACCATCGCCATAGCGGTTGTCATCGCGGGATGGGCCGGTATTGATCCACCAGGATACGTGGCCCAGGTGGTTGCATTCGCCTTTGGACTGGCAGCCGCCAGCTTCTTCCCGGCCATCATTATGGGGATTTTCTCGAAGCGTATTAACAAACAAGGCGCCATAGCCGGCATGATTACCGGCCTGGTGTTTACCACAGCTTACATTGTATACTTCAAGTTTCTGGGAGGAACCCCCGATGGATACTGGTGGGGCATATCCCCTGAAGGTATCGGGACGGTGGGCATGATTATCAACTTCATCGTGTCCATTGGAGTTACTTATATGACACCACCTCCTCCCTTAGCAGTGCAGAATATGGTGGAACACATTCGATTACCAGATGAATAA